The sequence GCGCGCCATCTCGCCCATGAACGCGGCGACGTTGGAGGCGCCCACGTCGACGATCACCTCGTCGTGGACCATGAGCTCGCGGAAGATCTCTCTGAAGCGGCTCGCGCTGAAGGCCTCGACGTCCAGCGCGTCGACCTGGTCGACCTCGCTGGCGTTGATCGATTCCACGCTCACGACGCGCGCGCCCGGCGAGAAGGCGGCCAGCAGGTGGACCGCCAGCGTGCTCTTGCCGACGTTGCCCGACAGGTTGAGGACGCAGATTTTCATGGGGGTGTGCTCCGGGGTTTGCGCGCGAGCGCGCGTGCGGCCGTTGCGTAGTCGCGCGACGCCGCGCGCTGCGCGTTCGCCAATGCGTCGAGTAACGCCACGGGCGAGGCGCCGGGCTCGCGCGTCCCGGCGGGCGATGCCGCCGGTCCGGCACCGACGTCCGACGACACGGTCCCGCCCACACCGCCCGGTATGACGTCCGAGGACGCGGTCTCGCTTATTCGGGCACGTGCGGCGCGGCGGCGCGCGCGCACCAGTGCCGCGCGGTAGTTGTTCCAGCTCACGCCCAACCCCGCGGCGCGAAGGCGCGCGTGGATGTCGGCGTGGCTGTGGCCCAGCGCATGGGCCTCGCCCACCAGACCGGCGAGCCGCGCAATAACCACCGAGACACTGCGCAGGCGCAGCGCCACGAGCGCTGCCGCACGACGCTGCAGCAGCGTGAGGACGTCGCGCTCCGGTTCGTCGGGTGTCATGGTCGGTTGCCTTGTTGTCCGGTGTGGAGATACATTTGAAGTCGTGCCGGTCATTTTGTATGGTCTCGCGAGACATTTCAAGCGATGGCGACACATGGGATGCGGTACAGACACGCCACCGACACGCGGCACGCGTTGCGGCAACAGAAGGAGCACAGCATGGAGGCATCGCGCATCCACATCGCTGCCGGCCTGCGGCCGGTGAGTCAGACGCGCCGGGACGGTCCTGCGGACCGACCCGAGGTCCCGCCCTCTTTCGGCGCCTCGGGGGCGTGCGCGTTGCAGGTCCCCGCGATTCTGTGCAGGCTCGGGGCGAGGCGCAGACCGCGCGCGGATGAGCCGACGTCGTCGCCCTCGCCTAGGGGGTCACACCATACGCACCCACAGGGTGCCTGCAAACCCGCGCCAGGGTTCGATTCCACAGTGTTACCAGCGCCTAGCTCAGTAACACCAACACGCGGAGTCGCCCTTATCGCCCTGCTTCGGAGGTAACACATGAGCAAGTACGTTCCGCTGCGTTTCAACGACATGGAAGAGGCTGCGTTGCTGCGCCTATTTGCCGTCTCCAACGACAAAGCCTTGGGCACCCACATCAAGCGTGTGTACTTCGACGCATCACAGCCCAATACCCAAGCATTGCAGGCGTTGCGCCTTGAAATGGAGCGGATGTGCGATGTGCTAGCCGCTCCGCGCGTCGCCAGGCCCCTCGCGGGCGATCCTGAGCTGGTGCTCAGCCTGCTGTGTGGGACGTACCTCATGGTGCGTCGCTCTGTTGGTGAGAGCGTGCGAGTACAGGCCGACCAATTCGTCGATGCGTCGGCGGTGGAGCTCTACCTCAGGGGCCGCTGATGCTTGGCGCCAATGTCACGCAGGACACTGCACTGCGCAGTTGGTTGGCGCTCGGCGCGGTGTGCAGCACGTTGCTCGGATGGTTGATAGGCGTCGCGATCTACTACCGTATGCCGATGTCGATTTTCGCGCGCGGGCTGTGGTTTGCAGCGAAGGCCACGGCAGATGTGCCGGCCTTGTGGGCAGGGCCAACATGCGGGCTGCTCGTCGGCACCGCCGTTTTCGTGTGGGTGGTGCGACGGTACACCACCCACTTCGGCGGTGCATCCTTCGTTACACGCCTGCGTGGCCCACGCATGGTTAGCCAGCCGATTCTCGTAGCGCAGACTCGCAAAGGTAAGGGCCAGTTGTGCTTCGCTGGCATACCGATACCCCACGCGGTCGAAAACACGCAGTTCTTCGTCGGCGGCTCGACGGGAACGGGCAAGAGCGTGTGCGTTGCGGGCTACATCGAGAGCGTCCTTGCGCGCGGCGATCGACTCATCTGCATCGATCCTGACGGCGCGTCGATGCGGCATTTCCACGCGCCGGGCGACCGAATCCTCAATCCTTTCGATCAGCGCAGTCAAGGATGGAGCATCTTCAATGAAATCCGCACGAGCTATGACTGCGAGCAGTACGCGATCAGCATGATCCCGCGCAGCCCATCGACCGAGCAGGAGACGTGGAACAGCATGGGCCGCACGATCGTCAGCGAAACCCTGACCGTGCTGGTGCGTCAGGGACAGGGCACGACCGAGCGCCTCGTGCATTGGCTGACGGGTGCAGGCAACGACGAGTTGAAGACATTGCTCGCCGGCACGCCGGCGGCAGGCTGCTTCCACGGAGCAACAGAGACACTGGCGAGCATCCGGACCGTTCTTACGCAATACATCACGCCCCACAAATATCTCCCGTCCGGTGATTTCTCGTTTCGCGATTGGCTGGAGAACGGGCAGGGCAGCCTTTGGATCACGTGGCGCGAAGACATGCTGCAGGCGCTCAAGCCTCTGATCTCGTGCTGGGTCGACGTGACCTGTGCGAGCGTGCTGTCGCTGCACGAGGAGCGTGCGCGCCGTCTGCACCTCGTGTGCGACGAACTGGATTCGCTTGAGAAACTCAACTACATCGTCGATGCCGCCACGAAAGGACGCAAGAAGGGGTTGTGCATCATGCCAGGCGTGCAGTCGCTGGCTCAACTGAACAATATCTACGGGCGGGAAGACGCACTCACGTTGCGCAACTGTTTCCGAAGCGTGTTCCTTTGCGGCATCTCCGAACTCGACACCTACACCGCGGAGGAGTTCTCTCGTGCTCTGGGCGAACACACCGTGGTACGCCGCGCGCAAGGGAACGGGCAGGGGCGGGCCGGCACAGGGCGGGCGGCTGCTGGAATGCGCCAGGACACCGAGCGGATCGTGTCGCCTGCCGAATTTCATCTCCTGCCGAACCTGACAGGCTATGTGAAGTTGGCGGGCAATTTTCCGTTGGCGCGTGTGCAGATGCGCTACAAGAAGCGGCCTGTGGTGGTAGCCCCCCTCGTGATTGCGGACGCGTTTCTTCAGCACCCTCAGGCTTCGAGCCTGCTCTTTACGGCGCCAGCCGGAACGTAGAAGCCGGCTTGCCATGCTCTCCTTCAAGTTTGTTTCCAATGCCGCAGGTGCCGCACACTATTTCGAGACGGCCGACGACTACTACGGCAAGGAGGGCCATCATGGCGAGTGGCTCGGGTCAGGTGTCGCCTTGATCGGGCTCGAGTCGGGGGACGCTGTCCAGCGTGAACAATTCCGACGCTTACTCGAGGGCGAGCTTCCTGACGGGCGCCGCGTGCGGACCAGCCGCACGCATGCGGGATCGCAGCGCAACGGAATCGATTTCACGTTCAGCGCGCCCAAGTCGGTGAGCTTGCAGGCGTTGATGATGGAGGATATGCGCGTTGTTCAGGCGCACGACGCAGCGGTCCGGGAAAGCGTGCAGTTGCTCCAGACCTTTGCGGTGGCGCGCAAGAAGGAGCGCGGCCTTTCATATCGCGAGCGCACTGACACGCTGGTCGCCGCGGCGTTCCGGCACGAACTGTCGCGCGCACAGGACCCGCAACTGCACACTCACGTTGTGGTCATGAACCTGACGCAGCGCGGCGACGGACAGTGGCGCGCGTTGGCTAACGAGGATCTGCTGCGCAACGTTAGATTGGTCGGGGCCTTCTACCGGAATACACTGGCAACCAAACTGCGGCAACTTGGTTTCGAGTTGCGTGCGACACGCAAGGGTGGTTGGGAACTTGCGCACATCCCCGAAGCTGCCATCGTGCTATTCAGTCAGCGCAGCCGCGAGATCGAACGTCTCCTTGCTGCAAGCGGCCGCGACCGAGACCATGCGAGTGCAGCTCAGAAGCAGGTGCTTGCGCTGGCGTCTCGCCCACGAAAAACGCAGAGCGACCGGGTTTGGCTTCGTGAGCATTGGCAACGATCGCTTCGTGAGGCCGGCCTGGATGTGCCGACATCGCAGAAATCGACGTCGGGCGTCGACCGCCCGACGCACCGCATGGGCATCGTTTTGAGCCGTATTACAGCCGAGAGACGTCGCGCGGCCGTGACATCGGACAATGCGGTCGAATTTGCGATCGCCCACCTGGCTGAGCGCCAGGGCATTTTCTCTCGAAGTGAATTGCTTGAGGTTGCTTATGGGAGGGCGGCGACGCACGCGTGCGCTTCGGACGTATGCGCCGCGCTTGACAGGGCGCGCAAAGATGGCCGACTGGTGCAGGAGATCGCGCTGTATCAAACAGCGCGCTCACTCAGCCTGACGGCAACAGAACTCGCCAAGGATCCGGCCGCGAACAGATTCAAGGCAAATGATGAGCGTGAAAAGCTGGCGCGTTCGTCCTGGATTGCATTGACGATGGCGACCCGCGGACAGACCCATTCGCAGGCAACGGCAGCCGTCGACGCGGCCATCGCGCGCGGCGCATTGGTCGCCACGGAGCAACGCTTTGCGACACCCGCCGCGTGTCGCAGCGAGCAGCACCTCCTGGCCATCGAGCGCGCGGGCAGAGGTGCCGTCTACCCTGTCGCCGGGACAAGTCGGGTGTTGTCACTGCTGAAGACGTCCGATCTTAATGAGGGCCAGCGGGCCGCGGTGACGATGATCCTGACGTCCCGGGACCGCTTCGTCGGCGTCCAGGGGCTGGCTGGGACGGGGAAAAGCCACATGCTCAGCAAAGCGGTTCAAGAGATCAAGTCGCAGGCAACGCGGCTTTCCACGCTCAGCGGCTTCAAAGTGATCGGGTTGGCCCCTTATACATCGCAGACTCGCGCACTTGCGACATTGGGGATGGCGTCCCAGACCCTTGCGTCGATGCTGGCGCGTAGGCGCGACCATGATCGCCTTGATGACCGAACCATCGTCTTTCTCGATGAGGCAGGGGTTGTGCCCGCTCACCAGCTGGAACGGTTGATGGCGCTGATCGAGCAGCGCCGTGCCCGCCTGGTTCTTCTCGGGGACCGACACCAGACCCATGCGGTCGAGGCGGGCAAACCGTTCGAGCAGTTGCAGGATGCAGGCATGACCAAAGCCTTC comes from Variovorax paradoxus and encodes:
- a CDS encoding type IV secretion system DNA-binding domain-containing protein; this translates as MLGANVTQDTALRSWLALGAVCSTLLGWLIGVAIYYRMPMSIFARGLWFAAKATADVPALWAGPTCGLLVGTAVFVWVVRRYTTHFGGASFVTRLRGPRMVSQPILVAQTRKGKGQLCFAGIPIPHAVENTQFFVGGSTGTGKSVCVAGYIESVLARGDRLICIDPDGASMRHFHAPGDRILNPFDQRSQGWSIFNEIRTSYDCEQYAISMIPRSPSTEQETWNSMGRTIVSETLTVLVRQGQGTTERLVHWLTGAGNDELKTLLAGTPAAGCFHGATETLASIRTVLTQYITPHKYLPSGDFSFRDWLENGQGSLWITWREDMLQALKPLISCWVDVTCASVLSLHEERARRLHLVCDELDSLEKLNYIVDAATKGRKKGLCIMPGVQSLAQLNNIYGREDALTLRNCFRSVFLCGISELDTYTAEEFSRALGEHTVVRRAQGNGQGRAGTGRAAAGMRQDTERIVSPAEFHLLPNLTGYVKLAGNFPLARVQMRYKKRPVVVAPLVIADAFLQHPQASSLLFTAPAGT
- the mobF gene encoding MobF family relaxase; protein product: MLSFKFVSNAAGAAHYFETADDYYGKEGHHGEWLGSGVALIGLESGDAVQREQFRRLLEGELPDGRRVRTSRTHAGSQRNGIDFTFSAPKSVSLQALMMEDMRVVQAHDAAVRESVQLLQTFAVARKKERGLSYRERTDTLVAAAFRHELSRAQDPQLHTHVVVMNLTQRGDGQWRALANEDLLRNVRLVGAFYRNTLATKLRQLGFELRATRKGGWELAHIPEAAIVLFSQRSREIERLLAASGRDRDHASAAQKQVLALASRPRKTQSDRVWLREHWQRSLREAGLDVPTSQKSTSGVDRPTHRMGIVLSRITAERRRAAVTSDNAVEFAIAHLAERQGIFSRSELLEVAYGRAATHACASDVCAALDRARKDGRLVQEIALYQTARSLSLTATELAKDPAANRFKANDEREKLARSSWIALTMATRGQTHSQATAAVDAAIARGALVATEQRFATPAACRSEQHLLAIERAGRGAVYPVAGTSRVLSLLKTSDLNEGQRAAVTMILTSRDRFVGVQGLAGTGKSHMLSKAVQEIKSQATRLSTLSGFKVIGLAPYTSQTRALATLGMASQTLASMLARRRDHDRLDDRTIVFLDEAGVVPAHQLERLMALIEQRRARLVLLGDRHQTHAVEAGKPFEQLQDAGMTKAFLTEIQRQRNPEICAAVIHAARGEVPLAVQRLEPSIVEVRVDAKRRSLIAEAYVRLSEPERTHTLIVAGTNEARREINALIRRNLSLEGGEQVCVLEPVDMTRAELRSTQSYDAGQVIIAQRSYGDDFPKGEHLQIVDVHHGEARNVLVVRGEDGRSIEFDPSTRSMLRVYQPQMVEMAPGDWVRASAHDAEQGLRNGERFRVTAVDATHLTLEGAGGKVSVQRSRGAHLQHAYASTVHSAQGLTCDRVLVDANTRSLSSNRAIFYVAVSRARDHVTLFTDDASRLATAMSREPKKYAALELREATGEAAILRARIDGKPIATNAQARLAATLRPKTLKVSERRDTRLSTRS